One genomic segment of Vibrio fluvialis includes these proteins:
- a CDS encoding Malate synthase-like protein: MNMLTFDKTEIQKQQKPFIAEAVFAVETISANQQREKQLKAKQLLDRLFPLETGSHQEVTSYVIDYHHVLAYFKDGRHSGLKHPKHFVAFTGGKDNPCSILFRDGNGCHVDVMLGCQKGTGCVELVEIDDIQLETCTTFTQMGDNTTPTAAMRHWISLVKGDERGKPQACSEDKEYTAKSGEDYYLNYCFNL, from the coding sequence ATGAATATGCTGACATTCGATAAAACAGAAATCCAAAAACAACAGAAACCCTTTATCGCTGAAGCAGTCTTCGCCGTCGAGACAATCAGCGCAAACCAGCAACGTGAAAAACAGCTGAAAGCGAAACAACTGCTCGACCGTTTGTTCCCGCTGGAAACAGGGTCTCATCAGGAAGTGACCAGTTACGTGATTGATTACCACCACGTTCTCGCTTACTTCAAAGATGGACGTCACAGCGGTCTGAAACATCCTAAGCACTTTGTGGCATTTACAGGTGGTAAAGATAATCCGTGTTCGATTCTGTTCCGTGACGGTAACGGCTGCCATGTGGATGTGATGTTGGGTTGCCAGAAAGGCACGGGCTGTGTGGAGTTGGTAGAGATTGACGATATTCAGTTAGAAACCTGTACCACTTTCACACAGATGGGCGACAACACCACGCCAACCGCAGCGATGCGTCACTGGATTAGTCTGGTGAAAGGTGATGAACGTGGTAAACCTCAGGCATGCAGTGAAGACAAAGAATACACCGCAAAAAGCGGCGAAGATTACTACCTGAACTACTGCTTTAATTTGTAA
- a CDS encoding DUF3612 domain-containing protein, translated as MAVSKSLVRQSHFLGTKVRNLRKRNHLTMEDLSARCIRINPEYAPSVSYLSMIERGKRVPSVEMLEVIAEVFQKDPTWFLDDEPEQADITPDKGNRGGISGMALEPSFLFSNDILQIAIPEMLSQTGITGRQFAHLLIRAHQESLQNHFPDLERAAEDVGLKRLNLAVEDLFDIAKSLGLNIRWVQRTPHDVVDELGVSAKQLVTSFFEPPGTIYLNEILRNYPTRLKYDLAVYIGHNVLHSKDGLKSVLSVGHTQGWEEQDTQPTSELNSQDILQAWRDFESSFFAGALLCPKVPFRQLLDRNGYEIDVHKKAGVSPSVAMRRMTVVSPYPHWHYFDAYGEGKLKAVYRGNGIPLPWGNMRKVNDPCQHWAVFRRLSEPQDGSSAQISILNVGDEPRIYCCESVNMIDPAGNNRVLCAGIDLNPAIAAQGGDARSIAEELKASCVSQGGSTVIPRHIKKDLLTIAKILNINWIERGIENDARLICSRGAVCPRKPSCYEKCGG; from the coding sequence ATGGCCGTGTCAAAAAGCTTAGTCAGACAGTCTCATTTTCTGGGAACGAAAGTGAGAAACCTTAGGAAACGCAACCACTTAACGATGGAAGATCTGTCGGCGCGTTGCATTCGCATTAATCCGGAGTACGCCCCCTCGGTTTCTTACTTGTCGATGATCGAACGGGGAAAACGGGTTCCGAGCGTCGAAATGTTGGAAGTGATCGCCGAAGTGTTCCAAAAGGACCCAACATGGTTTCTTGACGACGAGCCGGAGCAAGCCGACATCACGCCAGACAAAGGCAACCGCGGCGGTATCAGCGGCATGGCGCTGGAGCCGAGCTTTCTGTTTTCCAATGACATCCTGCAAATTGCGATTCCTGAAATGCTGTCACAAACCGGCATCACGGGTCGCCAGTTCGCCCACCTCCTCATTCGCGCGCATCAGGAAAGCCTGCAAAACCACTTTCCAGATCTGGAACGAGCCGCGGAAGATGTCGGCCTGAAGCGCCTGAATCTGGCTGTCGAAGATCTGTTTGATATCGCCAAAAGCCTTGGCCTCAACATTCGTTGGGTACAAAGAACGCCACACGATGTGGTCGACGAACTGGGCGTCAGCGCCAAACAGCTCGTAACCTCGTTCTTTGAGCCGCCAGGCACCATTTATCTCAATGAAATTCTGCGCAACTACCCGACGCGGCTTAAATACGATTTGGCGGTGTACATCGGTCACAACGTGCTGCACAGCAAAGACGGTCTCAAGAGTGTACTGTCGGTCGGTCACACTCAGGGTTGGGAAGAGCAGGACACACAACCGACTTCGGAGCTCAACTCTCAGGACATTTTGCAGGCGTGGCGCGACTTCGAATCGAGTTTCTTTGCCGGTGCTTTGCTGTGTCCGAAAGTGCCGTTTCGTCAGTTGCTTGATCGCAACGGCTATGAAATCGATGTGCACAAGAAAGCTGGCGTCTCTCCTTCAGTTGCGATGCGTCGCATGACGGTGGTTTCGCCTTATCCGCACTGGCACTACTTCGACGCATATGGCGAAGGCAAACTAAAAGCTGTCTATCGTGGCAACGGCATCCCGCTACCGTGGGGTAACATGCGCAAAGTGAACGACCCTTGTCAGCACTGGGCGGTATTTCGTCGATTATCTGAACCGCAGGATGGCAGCTCAGCTCAGATTTCGATTCTCAACGTGGGAGATGAACCCAGGATCTATTGCTGTGAATCGGTGAACATGATTGATCCTGCGGGCAACAACCGAGTGTTGTGTGCCGGGATCGACCTCAACCCGGCGATTGCGGCGCAAGGTGGCGATGCACGCTCGATTGCAGAAGAACTGAAAGCCTCTTGCGTCAGCCAAGGCGGCAGTACCGTGATCCCTCGTCACATCAAAAAAGATCTGCTGACCATTGCCAAGATCCTGAACATCAACTGGATTGAGCGTGGCATTGAAAATGATGCGAGGCTGATTTGTTCACGCGGAGCTGTGTGTCCACGAAAACCGAGTTGTTATGAGAAATGTGGTGGATAG
- the ppiC gene encoding peptidylprolyl isomerase PpiC: MARTAAALHILVKHKEQADDIIQQLKKGAKFQTLAKKYSLCPSGKKGGDLGEFRQGQMVPQFDKACFQGEILTPQLVKTKFGWHVVKVLYRT; the protein is encoded by the coding sequence ATGGCAAGAACCGCAGCAGCGCTTCATATTCTGGTGAAGCACAAAGAACAGGCTGATGACATCATTCAGCAGCTAAAGAAAGGTGCAAAGTTTCAGACTCTGGCCAAGAAATATTCACTGTGTCCATCGGGCAAAAAAGGTGGCGATTTGGGTGAGTTTCGCCAAGGGCAAATGGTGCCACAGTTTGACAAAGCGTGTTTCCAAGGTGAAATCCTCACCCCTCAACTGGTGAAAACTAAATTTGGCTGGCACGTTGTTAAAGTGCTGTACCGCACTTAA
- a CDS encoding GGDEF domain-containing protein, translating into MTDDDFKKSTSNLKKAVPLMMKHHVAATPANYALWYTYVDNTIPQLNQEMDVVLDNFGLCPPASGEYMYKQYIATKAETSIGELRANIELLVNEVASSMSDTMTDTTAFETIIDRSFNDLERVEKENLSIEEVMSLIRQLVSESRDIRHSTRFLNSQLKTASQEITRLKTQLAEVQKDALFDTLSGLYNRRAFDDDISALLHAQQPMSIVLLDIDHFKTYNDDFGHLFGDAVIRAIGKRLHSSCREGITAYRFGGEEFALIVPNKSLRSARQFSDALRRTIEKLSVRDRRTSMQVGNITASFGVAERDPTDTVETLIDRADKMLYEAKNLGRNRVMPI; encoded by the coding sequence ATGACTGACGACGACTTTAAAAAATCCACTTCTAACTTAAAGAAGGCCGTTCCGCTGATGATGAAACATCACGTTGCGGCTACTCCTGCGAATTACGCCCTTTGGTACACCTACGTTGACAACACCATTCCTCAGCTCAATCAGGAAATGGATGTTGTGCTGGATAACTTCGGGCTGTGCCCGCCTGCATCCGGCGAATACATGTACAAGCAATACATCGCGACCAAAGCCGAAACCAGTATCGGTGAACTGCGCGCCAACATTGAGCTGCTGGTTAACGAAGTGGCAAGTTCGATGTCGGACACCATGACCGATACCACCGCTTTTGAAACGATTATCGACAGAAGCTTTAATGATCTGGAACGTGTCGAAAAAGAAAATCTGTCGATTGAAGAAGTGATGTCGCTCATCCGTCAGTTGGTCAGTGAATCTCGCGATATTCGCCACTCGACCCGCTTTCTTAACAGCCAGCTGAAAACCGCGAGCCAGGAAATCACGCGCCTCAAGACTCAGCTCGCGGAAGTGCAAAAAGACGCTCTGTTTGACACTTTATCAGGGCTATACAATCGACGTGCGTTTGACGATGACATCAGCGCTTTGCTGCACGCACAGCAACCGATGAGCATTGTGCTGCTCGATATTGACCATTTCAAAACGTATAACGACGATTTCGGTCATCTGTTTGGTGATGCAGTGATCCGTGCAATTGGCAAGCGCCTCCATTCCAGTTGCCGCGAAGGCATTACCGCCTATCGCTTTGGCGGTGAAGAGTTTGCATTGATTGTGCCCAACAAGTCGCTGCGCAGTGCTCGCCAGTTCTCTGATGCGCTGCGCCGTACGATTGAAAAACTGAGCGTGCGCGATCGCCGCACCAGTATGCAGGTTGGCAACATTACGGCGTCATTTGGTGTCGCAGAGCGCGACCCTACCGATACCGTTGAAACGCTGATCGATCGCGCCGACAAGATGCTCTATGAAGCGAAAAATCTTGGCCGAAACCGCGTGATGCCTATTTAA
- a CDS encoding chemotaxis protein gives MAKTISKANQSQGMLMFTLNMQKQLFAIGTLKVREIVPYLPMTQIPYSHHHVVGTVTIRNMTVPVIDMAAAIGFRPIAPQEYKNSYLIVTDCLRTVVAFMVRGIEKIIECDWRSIESAPPTAGRNVFVTGITRYQEQIVQLLDVELLLSKIYPQYESTKVPMLTDVERERLKALNILLVDDSSIARKQLADALDRINIPYQICKNGLEAADLMKKLAGENQAIDILVSDIEMPGLDGYELAFEVQNDPKLSHAYCILHTSLSSEICVDRAHQVGAHEALEKFNATELIEAMLRGAKKLEAQRHSHA, from the coding sequence ATGGCTAAAACCATTAGTAAGGCAAATCAGTCACAAGGCATGCTGATGTTCACGCTGAACATGCAAAAGCAGTTGTTTGCGATTGGTACACTCAAAGTACGAGAAATCGTTCCTTACTTGCCGATGACTCAAATCCCCTACTCTCACCACCACGTTGTGGGCACTGTGACTATCCGCAATATGACCGTGCCTGTCATCGACATGGCTGCGGCGATTGGTTTTCGTCCGATTGCTCCTCAAGAGTACAAAAACAGCTATCTGATTGTGACGGACTGTCTGCGTACCGTAGTAGCATTCATGGTGCGTGGAATTGAGAAGATCATCGAGTGTGACTGGCGTTCGATTGAATCAGCGCCGCCAACCGCCGGACGCAATGTGTTCGTCACTGGCATCACCCGTTATCAGGAGCAGATTGTTCAACTGCTGGATGTGGAGCTGCTGCTGTCAAAAATCTATCCGCAGTATGAATCGACTAAAGTGCCGATGCTGACTGACGTTGAACGTGAACGCTTGAAAGCCCTGAACATTCTGTTGGTTGACGACTCATCGATTGCACGCAAACAACTGGCGGATGCACTGGATCGCATTAATATTCCGTATCAGATCTGCAAAAATGGTCTGGAAGCGGCAGATTTAATGAAAAAGCTGGCTGGCGAAAATCAGGCGATTGATATTTTGGTGAGTGATATTGAAATGCCAGGTCTGGATGGTTATGAGCTGGCGTTTGAAGTGCAGAACGATCCAAAACTCAGCCATGCATACTGTATTTTGCACACTTCTTTGTCGAGTGAGATTTGTGTCGACCGCGCTCATCAGGTTGGTGCGCATGAAGCACTGGAAAAATTCAATGCAACCGAGCTAATCGAAGCCATGCTACGTGGCGCGAAGAAGCTTGAAGCTCAGCGCCACTCACACGCGTAA
- a CDS encoding DUF3541 domain-containing protein has protein sequence MSLRKTSLALLISSALILPFSGLQAQPEPVTASNSYTYTADVIRHTYESQLYTLPAFKEGHYGLRMYRQTLDKKYAAAIWSDMARVASRLNYFAAEVNTPEQIYLYSQQELADYADETDERSKLRYTVTKHMPEYLYLGIDLLGSMARANEYGLKHIDDQKLRDVIRRYDFRKYATDKPMIEAWAAQLANQVYWLRQLGEQDVVNDFIQAFRDTYPDNKDAGLSNQQYGNKLYGMTHIIFADSEYYQHAVSEKQYQWIYDYYRANIDTILQRAKEDIIAEVGISFLLAGLVDDPVVEKTRQAIQNAVNKDAGMVPSTTGSTDVSEGEHRNVLAIMLLDWKGVNEAPTIQHQPKVFSSLPYGLVANTPSE, from the coding sequence ATGTCGTTACGTAAAACCAGTCTGGCGCTCCTGATAAGCAGCGCTCTAATCCTGCCGTTTTCTGGCTTGCAGGCGCAGCCGGAACCCGTTACGGCATCAAACAGTTACACCTATACCGCCGACGTCATTCGCCATACTTACGAAAGCCAGCTGTATACCCTACCCGCATTTAAAGAAGGTCATTACGGCTTACGCATGTACCGACAAACGCTGGATAAGAAATATGCCGCCGCAATCTGGAGTGACATGGCCCGCGTCGCAAGTCGGCTCAACTACTTCGCCGCGGAAGTGAACACGCCAGAGCAGATTTATCTCTATTCTCAGCAAGAGCTGGCAGACTATGCGGACGAAACTGACGAGCGCTCTAAACTGCGATACACCGTGACCAAACATATGCCTGAATATCTTTATCTCGGCATCGATCTGCTCGGTTCGATGGCGCGGGCGAACGAATATGGTCTCAAACACATTGACGATCAGAAGCTGCGCGACGTCATTCGCCGCTATGATTTTCGCAAGTACGCAACTGACAAACCGATGATTGAAGCTTGGGCAGCGCAGCTGGCGAATCAGGTTTATTGGCTGCGTCAGTTGGGAGAGCAGGATGTGGTCAATGATTTCATTCAGGCATTTCGCGATACCTACCCGGATAACAAAGATGCGGGTTTATCGAATCAGCAGTACGGCAACAAACTTTATGGAATGACACACATCATTTTCGCCGATTCGGAATACTATCAACACGCCGTCAGCGAAAAACAGTATCAGTGGATATATGACTACTACCGCGCCAATATCGACACCATTTTGCAGCGCGCGAAAGAAGACATCATTGCCGAAGTCGGTATTTCGTTCCTGCTCGCAGGGCTGGTGGACGATCCGGTGGTTGAGAAGACCCGTCAGGCAATTCAGAATGCAGTCAACAAAGACGCAGGCATGGTTCCATCCACTACGGGCAGCACCGATGTATCGGAAGGTGAGCACCGCAACGTGCTGGCAATTATGCTGCTGGACTGGAAGGGCGTGAACGAAGCGCCGACCATTCAACACCAACCTAAAGTATTTAGCAGCCTGCCCTACGGTTTGGTTGCCAACACCCCATCAGAATAA
- a CDS encoding Mpo1 family 2-hydroxy fatty acid dioxygenase, whose amino-acid sequence MRTLNQWLDAYAVSHQNPINKRIHRVAVPGIYLSIVGLIWSLPAVPLMEWRVDWIWLVAMPVLGFYYRLSMTVFLMMLGFTLACIGLAWSVELMALPLLPLSLALFVLLWIAQFVGHKIEGKKPSFLSDLQFLLIGPIWVFYKH is encoded by the coding sequence ATGCGAACGCTAAATCAATGGCTGGATGCGTATGCTGTCAGCCATCAAAACCCGATCAACAAAAGAATTCACCGTGTGGCCGTGCCCGGGATTTACCTCTCTATCGTTGGCCTTATCTGGTCGCTGCCTGCGGTACCGTTAATGGAATGGCGCGTTGACTGGATCTGGCTGGTTGCGATGCCGGTTCTTGGTTTCTACTACCGCTTATCCATGACTGTTTTTCTGATGATGCTCGGCTTTACGCTGGCCTGTATCGGGTTGGCCTGGAGTGTAGAACTGATGGCATTGCCTTTACTGCCGCTGTCACTGGCTCTGTTCGTACTGCTGTGGATAGCGCAGTTTGTTGGCCATAAAATTGAAGGCAAGAAACCTTCCTTTTTGAGTGATCTGCAATTCTTATTAATTGGGCCAATCTGGGTGTTCTATAAGCATTAA
- a CDS encoding MmcQ/YjbR family DNA-binding protein, which produces MMTLQQLTDYLDSLLQSEACYPFGPDPLVYKIRGKMFAYVSQESAPYFVTLKCTPQDGEVLTSQFSSIRPGYHMNKRHWISVDLEGDVDTGMIEDLCLRSYQLVVSKLKKSDREALQSLTLQG; this is translated from the coding sequence ATGATGACTTTGCAACAACTGACCGACTATCTCGATTCTCTGCTCCAGTCGGAAGCGTGCTATCCGTTTGGCCCTGATCCACTGGTGTATAAGATTCGCGGAAAAATGTTTGCTTATGTCTCTCAGGAGAGCGCGCCGTACTTCGTGACACTAAAATGCACTCCGCAGGACGGCGAAGTTCTTACCAGTCAGTTTTCATCCATTCGTCCGGGCTATCATATGAACAAGCGTCACTGGATTTCGGTCGATTTAGAAGGCGATGTTGATACGGGAATGATTGAAGATTTGTGTCTGCGTTCCTACCAACTGGTGGTCAGCAAACTGAAGAAATCAGACAGAGAAGCCTTGCAAAGCCTGACCTTGCAAGGCTGA
- a CDS encoding alpha-ketoglutarate-dependent dioxygenase AlkB family protein codes for MESENFSLFAYEPQWLPITDGKLLWVEHFLTPTQADHAFSVLTQELDWQQEAITLFGKSVLQPRLQAWYGDKAYTYSGLTMPPKAWTPMLADLKQRCELLAGQAFNSVLANLYRDGQDSMGWHQDNEPELGQQPVIASLSLGETRRFVLRHLHSKEKFELPLSHGSLLIMAGNTQHFWQHCVPKTVRTLEPRINLTFRLVHGDG; via the coding sequence ATGGAATCTGAAAACTTCAGTCTGTTCGCCTATGAACCACAATGGCTCCCCATCACAGATGGTAAATTGCTGTGGGTCGAACACTTTCTGACTCCGACTCAAGCCGATCATGCATTTTCCGTTCTCACTCAAGAGCTGGATTGGCAACAGGAAGCGATCACGCTGTTTGGCAAGTCGGTATTGCAACCCAGATTGCAAGCCTGGTATGGCGATAAAGCCTATACCTACTCGGGCCTCACCATGCCGCCCAAAGCCTGGACACCCATGCTTGCCGACCTGAAGCAGCGCTGTGAATTGCTGGCTGGTCAGGCGTTCAACTCGGTACTGGCTAACTTATATCGTGACGGCCAAGATTCGATGGGCTGGCATCAGGATAACGAACCCGAACTCGGCCAACAGCCCGTGATCGCTTCACTTTCTCTGGGCGAAACCCGACGTTTTGTTTTACGCCACCTGCACAGCAAAGAGAAATTTGAGCTGCCACTCAGCCACGGCTCTCTGCTGATTATGGCAGGTAATACTCAGCATTTCTGGCAGCACTGCGTGCCCAAAACCGTGCGTACGCTGGAACCGCGCATTAATCTGACCTTTCGCCTAGTACACGGTGACGGATGA
- a CDS encoding MarR family winged helix-turn-helix transcriptional regulator, producing MDAIDRVLSQWQQERPQLNTLPMSIMGRMMRLTKHLETAVAEVHKRYGLKMGEFDVLATLLRAGAPYRLTPSELLASMMLTSGAMTNRLDKLEQKGLIHRLHSTADRRSIEVQLSDEGLDVVNELVIEHVKIQEKLVEGLSGDDQQQLTQLLKFWLSSFE from the coding sequence ATGGATGCGATTGATCGCGTATTGTCACAATGGCAACAAGAACGGCCGCAGCTCAACACGTTACCGATGAGCATTATGGGACGCATGATGCGTTTGACCAAACACCTGGAAACTGCCGTTGCGGAAGTTCATAAGCGCTACGGTTTGAAAATGGGCGAGTTCGATGTACTGGCCACCTTATTGCGAGCGGGGGCACCTTATCGCCTGACTCCGTCGGAGTTGCTTGCTTCGATGATGCTGACGTCCGGTGCGATGACCAATCGCCTTGATAAGCTTGAACAAAAAGGTTTGATTCACCGTTTGCACAGCACCGCGGATCGTCGCAGTATTGAAGTTCAGCTCAGTGATGAAGGTTTAGACGTGGTCAATGAGCTGGTGATTGAGCATGTGAAAATTCAGGAAAAGCTGGTGGAAGGATTGTCGGGTGACGATCAGCAGCAACTCACTCAGTTACTGAAATTTTGGCTCTCTAGCTTCGAATAA
- a CDS encoding diguanylate cyclase — protein sequence MSQTSGKRKSIRVLFFVFILSSIGLIEALNNHQIAYIRDGLQSHAREELSLIRFRLEASILSDIYVANSLSTLVTLRPDSKVRDWNKLANHILREGKHLKVIGLAPNDVISYIFPYDENKAAMGLDYRTVPSQWASIVKARTAKQIFIAGPVNLVQGGRALIVRIPIFTDPPMNQEYWGVCSIVLDWESLFLASGIESFVYTYDFAIRGIDSTGMNGDLFYGKQSTFDNAFAVETVHFPYGSWAIAAAEKHEMLGNVPWYQVNLVRLVGYPVMALLAIAFVVIYRLYRTAHNRAMHDTLTHLPNRRYFMFTMQSFFDHAKKSGNHDSFALLNIDLDKFKLINDTYGHAAGDKVLIACAERLKSVLRGSDVIARIGGDEFLVLLPRIVEEDIKTVVSAIETALCHTPVIYEGHLIDLHISIGHAIYSADIENIDAMLKLADERMYAVKRRQTHR from the coding sequence ATGAGTCAAACCTCAGGCAAGAGAAAGTCTATTCGTGTGCTTTTTTTCGTGTTTATTCTTTCCAGCATTGGATTGATAGAAGCGCTCAACAATCATCAAATAGCGTACATTCGGGACGGACTTCAGTCTCATGCACGTGAAGAGCTTTCTTTAATCCGTTTTCGACTGGAAGCCTCTATCCTTTCTGATATTTATGTGGCGAATAGCCTGTCTACTCTTGTCACTCTGCGCCCTGATTCTAAAGTGCGGGACTGGAACAAATTAGCCAACCACATCCTGCGTGAAGGTAAACACCTCAAAGTGATTGGTCTCGCACCGAATGATGTCATCAGTTACATCTTCCCCTACGACGAGAACAAAGCCGCCATGGGGCTGGACTATCGAACAGTACCCAGCCAATGGGCATCCATCGTGAAAGCACGGACTGCCAAGCAAATTTTCATTGCTGGCCCAGTCAATCTGGTACAGGGCGGGCGGGCGTTGATCGTGCGTATTCCAATTTTTACTGACCCGCCGATGAATCAGGAATATTGGGGTGTGTGCAGCATTGTACTGGACTGGGAATCACTGTTTTTGGCATCGGGTATCGAGTCGTTTGTGTATACCTACGATTTTGCGATTCGTGGTATCGACAGCACCGGCATGAATGGCGACCTGTTCTACGGTAAGCAGAGTACATTTGATAATGCGTTTGCGGTAGAGACCGTGCATTTCCCTTATGGTAGCTGGGCGATTGCCGCCGCTGAGAAGCACGAAATGCTGGGCAATGTGCCCTGGTATCAAGTCAATCTGGTGCGTTTGGTCGGCTATCCGGTGATGGCGCTACTCGCGATTGCGTTTGTGGTGATTTATCGCCTTTATCGCACGGCACACAACCGCGCAATGCATGACACACTGACGCACCTGCCTAACCGGCGCTACTTCATGTTCACCATGCAGAGTTTCTTTGACCACGCCAAGAAATCTGGCAATCACGACAGCTTTGCTCTGCTCAATATTGATTTGGACAAATTCAAACTCATCAACGATACCTATGGTCATGCGGCTGGTGATAAGGTTCTGATCGCGTGTGCTGAACGGTTGAAATCTGTGCTGCGTGGTTCAGATGTGATCGCGCGTATCGGCGGCGATGAATTTCTGGTGCTGCTGCCGCGGATTGTGGAAGAGGACATTAAAACCGTTGTCAGCGCGATAGAAACCGCACTTTGTCACACTCCGGTGATTTACGAAGGCCATCTGATTGATTTACATATCAGTATTGGCCACGCTATCTATAGCGCGGACATCGAAAATATCGATGCCATGCTCAAACTGGCTGACGAACGCATGTACGCCGTAAAACGGCGTCAGACACATCGCTGA
- a CDS encoding DMT family transporter, whose amino-acid sequence MNILIAMIPAFFWGTTYAVTKYTLADWPPLLLGAIRALPAGLLLLALRPSLPEKSSWRPLLTIGLVNIAAFFSLIFVMALTLPSAISGVGMVSVPVFAMFYHWLVSRQRPSSIQLLSGAALIALAWFLFDPKSLSLNPLGLMAMLAAILCIIFGSTLTKSLGGKIHWWTVLSWQLIIGGVALGLAALVHAFFSPQVYMETLTHISTRNILGLLWIVLLNTALGYGLYVWLLQRMSVVDFTFGGIANPVAGIVCGGLLLNEIYRPDQYALMGGMIVMSLLPQVVALIRQRHTMRVVSEQ is encoded by the coding sequence ATGAACATTTTAATTGCCATGATACCTGCCTTCTTTTGGGGAACCACCTACGCGGTGACCAAATACACCCTAGCGGACTGGCCTCCGCTACTGCTCGGAGCCATTCGAGCGCTGCCTGCTGGCTTGCTGCTGCTGGCCCTGCGCCCGAGCCTGCCGGAGAAATCCAGTTGGCGTCCACTGCTTACCATTGGCCTGGTCAACATCGCTGCCTTCTTTAGCCTCATTTTCGTGATGGCCCTGACCTTGCCTTCCGCTATTTCAGGTGTGGGCATGGTATCGGTGCCCGTATTCGCGATGTTTTATCACTGGCTGGTCAGTCGTCAGCGTCCATCGTCAATTCAGTTGCTCAGTGGCGCGGCATTGATTGCTTTGGCTTGGTTCTTGTTCGACCCGAAATCGCTCAGCCTCAATCCATTGGGTTTGATGGCGATGCTGGCCGCCATTCTGTGTATTATCTTCGGCTCAACTCTGACCAAGTCGCTCGGCGGCAAAATCCACTGGTGGACAGTGCTCAGCTGGCAGCTGATCATCGGCGGTGTGGCACTTGGTCTGGCGGCTCTCGTGCATGCCTTTTTCTCGCCTCAGGTCTACATGGAGACCCTGACGCACATCAGTACACGTAACATCCTGGGTTTATTGTGGATTGTGCTGCTCAACACAGCGCTCGGCTACGGATTGTACGTGTGGCTCTTGCAAAGAATGTCGGTGGTGGATTTCACGTTTGGTGGCATTGCCAACCCGGTCGCCGGGATCGTGTGTGGCGGTTTATTGCTGAATGAGATTTATCGTCCGGATCAATACGCATTGATGGGAGGCATGATTGTGATGTCTTTACTGCCACAAGTGGTTGCTCTGATCCGTCAGCGCCATACTATGCGCGTGGTTTCTGAGCAGTAG